A part of Leptospirales bacterium genomic DNA contains:
- a CDS encoding TRAP transporter large permease subunit gives MTLLLRRQGDSGSACFALLRRKAGSVHYTFLDILFPVALFLVVIAALMSGYHVAFSLAGVSLAFAFLGALTGHFDLPLLGALPARLFGIMNNDTLIAIPLFVLMGVLLEKSRIAEELLETMALLFGGLRGGLAIAICLVGALLAASTGIVGATVVAMGLISLPAMLRYRYQPELAAGIVAASGTLGQIIPPSIVLIILGDQISSAYQQAQLSMGNYSARTVTVGDLFLGSLAPGILLVIFYILFVGWKAWRHPESAPAVPLAERQAVEPGELRQKIIHALAPPLLLILGVLGSIIAGVATATEAASVGVMGAIALSAVRRQMDLSRLRSSLEGALRITAMVFMILIGASLFSLVFRGFEGDLMVETALSALPGGRWAALATVMLVIFLMGFFLDFFEIVFIVIPIAGPILLAMGFDPIWLGVLVALNLQTSFLTPPFGFALFYLRGVAPPELKTVHIYRGVVPFIGLQLIALLITVVAPSLATWLPRLIYGE, from the coding sequence ATGACTCTGTTGCTGCGGCGGCAAGGCGACTCTGGAAGCGCTTGCTTCGCCTTGCTGCGGCGCAAGGCCGGGTCAGTGCATTACACGTTCCTTGACATCCTGTTTCCTGTGGCGCTGTTTCTGGTTGTAATCGCCGCGCTGATGAGCGGTTATCACGTCGCCTTCAGTCTGGCCGGGGTCTCGCTGGCCTTTGCATTTCTGGGCGCTCTGACCGGCCATTTCGATCTGCCGCTGCTGGGCGCTCTGCCGGCGCGACTGTTCGGGATCATGAACAATGATACCCTGATTGCCATTCCCTTATTCGTATTGATGGGAGTGCTGTTGGAAAAATCGCGCATCGCCGAGGAACTCCTCGAAACCATGGCATTGCTTTTTGGCGGTCTGCGCGGCGGACTGGCTATCGCAATCTGTCTGGTTGGCGCGCTGCTGGCGGCGTCGACAGGGATCGTTGGCGCCACGGTAGTCGCCATGGGCCTGATATCGCTGCCAGCGATGTTGCGCTACCGCTACCAGCCGGAACTTGCCGCCGGCATTGTCGCCGCCAGCGGGACGCTTGGACAGATCATTCCGCCCAGCATCGTACTGATTATTCTCGGCGATCAGATCAGCTCCGCCTACCAGCAGGCGCAGCTTTCAATGGGCAATTATTCAGCGCGCACGGTCACTGTGGGCGACTTGTTCCTGGGCTCTCTGGCGCCGGGAATTTTGTTGGTAATCTTCTATATACTATTTGTCGGCTGGAAAGCCTGGCGCCATCCAGAATCCGCGCCGGCCGTGCCGCTTGCGGAGCGCCAGGCTGTTGAGCCGGGCGAGCTTCGCCAAAAAATTATCCATGCTCTGGCGCCGCCGTTGCTTTTGATTCTCGGCGTCCTTGGCTCAATCATTGCCGGCGTGGCCACTGCGACCGAAGCCGCTTCCGTTGGAGTGATGGGCGCCATTGCGCTGAGCGCGGTGCGTCGCCAGATGGACCTGTCGCGACTGCGCAGTTCCCTGGAGGGGGCTCTGCGCATCACTGCCATGGTCTTCATGATCCTGATTGGCGCTTCGCTCTTCTCCCTGGTCTTCCGCGGATTTGAGGGCGATCTGATGGTGGAAACGGCCCTGAGCGCATTGCCTGGCGGTCGCTGGGCGGCGCTGGCGACGGTCATGCTGGTGATCTTCTTGATGGGCTTCTTTCTGGATTTCTTCGAAATTGTCTTTATTGTGATCCCTATCGCCGGACCGATTCTACTCGCGATGGGTTTCGATCCAATCTGGCTGGGCGTTCTGGTCGCGCTGAATCTGCAGACTTCCTTCCTCACTCCTCCCTTTGGATTCGCGCTCTTCTATTTGCGCGGCGTTGCGCCTCCCGAATTGAAAACGGTCCACATCTATCGCGGCGTTGTTCCCTTCATCGGACTGCAGCTGATCGCGCTGCTGATTACCGTAGTCGCTCCCTCGCTGGCGACCTGGCTGCCGCGCTTGATATACGGAGAATGA
- a CDS encoding YaaR family protein — protein sequence MQSPAIGPRDSRRLRGAATGGGAASGASQTGAQTAASGVRSGSSFQEILEEVMPAQRSETRDLKQLWSELPEAERQLIEKQSDENLQRYKQLVAAIARETLRRNTRIRKIRRRSRSGDEVELSIVEFVDERLQRMANLIHSRGNSAFQILKAVEEIRGILIDVRE from the coding sequence ATGCAGTCTCCGGCCATAGGACCTCGCGACTCGAGACGCTTGCGCGGCGCCGCGACCGGAGGCGGAGCTGCAAGCGGGGCCAGCCAGACCGGGGCCCAGACCGCCGCCAGTGGCGTTCGTTCCGGATCTTCCTTTCAGGAAATTCTGGAAGAAGTGATGCCGGCGCAGCGCAGCGAAACCCGCGATTTGAAGCAACTCTGGAGCGAGTTGCCCGAGGCGGAACGCCAGCTGATCGAAAAACAGAGCGATGAAAATCTGCAACGCTACAAGCAGCTGGTCGCCGCCATTGCTCGCGAAACCTTGCGGCGCAACACACGCATTCGTAAGATTCGGCGGCGCAGTCGCTCCGGGGACGAAGTCGAGCTGAGCATCGTCGAGTTTGTCGATGAGCGCCTGCAGCGCATGGCTAACCTGATCCATTCCCGCGGCAACTCCGCCTTTCAAATCTTGAAAGCAGTGGAAGAAATCAGAGGAATCCTGATCGATGTCCGTGAATGA
- a CDS encoding amidohydrolase, whose product MPAEIEISDVRTWRRHLHQQPELAFEERGAASFINDRLLEFGFEEIHGGIAATGVVGVLHRGRGPAIALRADMDALPLQELNQFAHRSRHEGCMHACGHDGHTAMLLGAARALARDRTFEGSVYFIFQPAEERGGGGQAMLQEGLLERFPIEEVYGLHNWPALPLGVIALRSGPAMAACDFFEISIRGRGGHAAMPQQAIDPILAGAELCLSLQRIVSRLDPLQSAVLSVTKLRAGEAYNIIPEEMFLAGTVRTLNAETRTHIEAEIRRCAEGVCSAHGASVDINYIHGYPATINHRVATEHCRRAAEAAVGKDALILDPPPSMGSEDFSYFLQQRPGCYIWLGTGGGPNTPGLHSPHYDFNDEALEIGIRYWLQLVHTRLGRP is encoded by the coding sequence ATGCCAGCCGAAATCGAAATCAGCGACGTCCGAACCTGGCGTCGCCATCTGCATCAGCAACCAGAGCTGGCTTTTGAAGAGCGTGGCGCCGCAAGTTTTATCAACGATCGCCTGCTGGAATTTGGCTTCGAAGAGATCCACGGCGGGATTGCCGCCACTGGCGTCGTCGGCGTCCTGCACCGCGGCCGGGGGCCGGCCATTGCTTTGCGCGCCGATATGGATGCTCTGCCTCTGCAGGAGCTCAATCAATTTGCGCATCGATCGCGCCATGAGGGCTGCATGCATGCCTGCGGCCATGACGGTCATACGGCTATGCTGCTGGGTGCAGCGCGAGCGCTGGCGCGCGATCGTACATTTGAGGGCAGCGTTTACTTCATCTTTCAACCGGCCGAAGAGCGAGGCGGCGGCGGACAGGCGATGTTGCAAGAGGGCCTGCTGGAACGATTTCCCATCGAAGAGGTCTACGGACTGCACAACTGGCCGGCGCTGCCGCTTGGCGTCATCGCCTTGCGCTCCGGGCCGGCGATGGCGGCCTGCGACTTTTTTGAAATTTCCATCCGCGGCCGAGGCGGACACGCCGCCATGCCGCAACAGGCGATCGATCCAATCCTGGCCGGCGCCGAGCTATGCCTATCCCTGCAGCGTATCGTCAGCCGACTGGATCCATTGCAATCCGCAGTTCTTTCTGTGACGAAGCTGCGCGCCGGCGAGGCCTACAACATCATTCCGGAAGAGATGTTTCTGGCGGGCACAGTGCGCACGCTTAACGCGGAGACCCGGACGCACATCGAAGCCGAGATCCGACGCTGCGCCGAAGGGGTGTGCAGCGCTCACGGCGCAAGCGTCGACATAAACTATATTCACGGCTATCCGGCCACCATCAACCATCGCGTAGCAACCGAACACTGCCGTCGCGCCGCCGAGGCTGCGGTCGGTAAGGACGCTTTGATCCTCGACCCTCCGCCAAGCATGGGCAGCGAGGACTTCTCCTATTTTTTGCAACAGCGCCCGGGTTGCTACATCTGGCTTGGAACCGGCGGCGGACCAAACACGCCCGGCTTGCACAGTCCCCACTATGACTTCAATGACGAGGCCCTCGAAATTGGGATCCGCTACTGGCTACAGTTAGTCCATACTCGCCTGGGCCGCCCCTGA
- a CDS encoding GMC family oxidoreductase → MQMSAAGSKDSFDFDYVIIGSGFGGSVSAMRLAQKGYSVAVLESGKRWNEQSYPKTNWNIFKSLWFPRIFCYGIQRINLLNHVMILSGAGVGGGSLVYANTLYVPKKQFFAHRIVKGIGGDRALMPFFQLAQRMLGVVKNPQLWEVDQLMLATARDINCEQTFTPTPVGVYFGDSERESDPYFGGEGPLRRGCNFCGGCMVGCRYKAKNTLDKNYLYFAEKLGAKVFPETQAVDLISLSEDGSAGYEIHTRSPSGLFGYPHRRLRTRGVVFSAGVLGTVSLLLKLKQNGRLPRLSATLGGLVRTNSESIVGVRAAGQKVDYSHGIAITSSVHPDEHTHIEPVRYSAGSDVMGGLSTIMTDGGGAIPRPMRFLLNILRHPLLFLRSLSPFGFAKETIILLVMQTLDNSIRLERRRRWIWPFTKSLTSEHGRGEKIPTYIPAANDFARRLAQKTGGFPVSSYNEVLLDVPTTAHILGGACIGQNSEEGVIDSQNRVYGYQNMLVCDGSMIPANPGVNPSLSITAFTERAMSFVPVKDSANYFKFERKWKATPVLEANLKRTRKTGQKIRAGGAAGSALKRKQIDKRG, encoded by the coding sequence ATGCAGATGAGCGCAGCAGGCAGCAAAGACAGTTTTGATTTCGACTACGTCATCATCGGTTCTGGATTTGGCGGCAGCGTTTCCGCCATGCGGCTGGCCCAGAAGGGCTATTCGGTGGCTGTACTGGAGTCCGGTAAGCGTTGGAATGAGCAAAGCTATCCGAAGACAAACTGGAACATCTTTAAGTCACTGTGGTTTCCGCGAATCTTCTGCTACGGCATCCAGCGCATCAACCTGCTCAACCATGTGATGATCTTGAGCGGCGCCGGCGTGGGCGGCGGAAGTCTGGTTTATGCAAACACGCTCTATGTTCCGAAAAAGCAATTCTTTGCCCATCGGATAGTAAAGGGCATCGGCGGCGACCGGGCATTGATGCCCTTCTTCCAGCTGGCGCAGCGCATGCTTGGCGTGGTCAAGAATCCGCAGCTCTGGGAGGTCGATCAGTTGATGCTTGCTACCGCCCGCGATATCAACTGCGAACAGACCTTCACGCCCACGCCGGTCGGCGTCTACTTTGGAGACAGCGAGCGTGAAAGCGATCCCTACTTTGGCGGCGAAGGTCCGCTGCGGCGCGGTTGCAACTTTTGTGGCGGCTGCATGGTTGGTTGTCGCTACAAAGCCAAGAATACCCTGGACAAGAACTACCTCTACTTTGCTGAAAAGCTGGGCGCGAAAGTTTTTCCTGAGACGCAGGCGGTGGATCTGATCTCCCTCTCCGAGGACGGCAGCGCCGGCTATGAAATTCACACCAGATCGCCGAGCGGGCTTTTTGGCTATCCGCATCGCCGACTGCGCACGCGCGGCGTGGTCTTTTCCGCGGGCGTTCTGGGAACAGTGTCGCTACTGTTGAAGCTCAAGCAAAATGGGCGACTGCCGCGCCTGTCTGCAACGCTGGGCGGTCTGGTGCGCACCAACAGCGAGTCCATCGTCGGCGTCCGCGCCGCGGGGCAAAAAGTTGATTACTCCCATGGAATTGCCATCACTTCCAGTGTACACCCCGATGAACATACGCACATCGAACCGGTGCGCTATTCCGCCGGCTCCGATGTCATGGGCGGGCTATCGACAATTATGACCGACGGCGGCGGCGCCATTCCGCGTCCCATGCGCTTCCTGCTCAATATTTTGCGGCATCCGCTGCTTTTCTTGCGCTCCCTTTCTCCCTTTGGCTTTGCAAAAGAGACGATCATACTGCTTGTAATGCAGACCCTGGACAATTCCATCCGGCTCGAACGGCGCCGGCGCTGGATCTGGCCGTTCACGAAGTCGCTTACCTCTGAGCATGGTCGCGGCGAAAAGATCCCGACCTATATCCCTGCGGCCAATGATTTTGCCCGACGCCTGGCGCAAAAAACGGGCGGCTTCCCGGTCAGCAGCTACAATGAAGTGCTGCTCGACGTGCCGACCACGGCGCACATCCTGGGCGGCGCCTGCATCGGCCAGAACAGCGAGGAAGGCGTCATCGACAGTCAAAACCGCGTGTACGGTTATCAGAATATGCTGGTTTGCGACGGATCAATGATTCCGGCAAATCCTGGCGTAAACCCCAGTCTTTCGATCACGGCCTTTACAGAGCGGGCTATGTCCTTTGTTCCGGTCAAGGACAGCGCGAATTACTTTAAGTTCGAACGAAAGTGGAAAGCGACTCCCGTGCTGGAGGCGAACCTCAAGCGCACGCGGAAAACAGGACAAAAAATCCGCGCCGGAGGCGCTGCAGGCAGCGCGCTCAAGCGTAAGCAGATCGATAAGCGGGGCTGA
- a CDS encoding type I 3-dehydroquinate dehydratase, whose protein sequence is MPPEIRLGPLQLGARPHIAAILERPLSSAELSQLSAAGVSLLELRADSFQGGPHGAAEFTARLDPLLRQSFGLLATIREGDAWHGSQRLAAFHSLAPLVDAIDVEFESLQRDELAALAHDQRKLLLLSTHDFQSAPTDAQLDLTLLEADRLQAAIVKIAVRARNIEELERLLNYCGKHKERGLVMIAMGEAGLLSRVAAPFFGSLISYGYLDHPNAPGQLSVRELHELFLKFSPAYRSAYA, encoded by the coding sequence GTGCCTCCTGAAATTCGCCTTGGTCCGCTGCAGCTGGGAGCGCGCCCGCATATTGCGGCGATCCTTGAACGACCGCTTTCCTCTGCGGAGCTGTCGCAATTGAGTGCGGCGGGGGTCAGTCTCCTCGAACTGAGAGCCGACAGCTTCCAGGGCGGTCCGCATGGCGCGGCGGAATTTACCGCGAGGCTCGACCCGCTTCTGCGCCAGTCCTTTGGTTTGCTGGCCACCATCCGCGAGGGCGACGCCTGGCATGGTTCGCAGCGATTGGCCGCCTTTCACAGCCTTGCACCTCTGGTCGATGCAATCGATGTAGAATTCGAATCTCTGCAACGCGACGAACTGGCGGCGCTGGCTCATGACCAACGCAAGCTGCTCTTACTTTCCACGCACGATTTTCAAAGCGCCCCAACGGACGCGCAATTGGATCTGACGCTTCTGGAAGCGGACCGCCTGCAGGCTGCAATCGTCAAGATCGCAGTGCGCGCACGCAACATCGAGGAACTGGAGCGGCTCCTGAACTACTGTGGAAAACATAAAGAACGCGGACTGGTCATGATTGCGATGGGCGAGGCCGGCTTGCTATCGCGCGTCGCTGCTCCGTTTTTTGGCAGTCTGATCAGCTACGGATACCTCGACCATCCCAATGCGCCCGGTCAATTGAGCGTCCGCGAACTGCACGAACTTTTTTTGAAATTCAGCCCCGCTTATCGATCTGCTTACGCTTGA
- a CDS encoding OmpA family protein, translating to MKKLILTVSVAVALGAMFTACQSSGDSSSSRGGNLGSGALGLANRALAVLNYSPNQAGYGYKSTGPGSDVNTWVTTAKDQINQALSQVGDGYVLQVTGHTDSTGPRTAPGDGRRGNEWYSEQRARGVMAALVRAGVPADKMIAKGVADDEPVSGAASDSQVHRRVTFQIVPKP from the coding sequence ATGAAAAAGCTGATACTTACTGTCAGCGTAGCCGTTGCTCTCGGCGCTATGTTCACCGCTTGCCAATCCTCGGGCGACAGCTCGTCTTCACGCGGCGGCAACCTGGGCAGTGGCGCACTGGGCCTCGCCAACCGCGCTCTGGCCGTCCTGAACTATTCGCCAAATCAGGCTGGCTACGGCTACAAGAGCACCGGACCCGGATCTGACGTAAACACATGGGTCACGACCGCTAAAGACCAGATCAACCAGGCGCTGAGCCAGGTGGGCGATGGCTATGTTCTTCAAGTAACTGGCCACACCGATAGCACGGGACCGCGCACCGCTCCCGGCGATGGCCGTCGCGGAAACGAATGGTACAGCGAACAGCGCGCCCGCGGCGTGATGGCTGCACTGGTACGTGCCGGCGTTCCAGCCGACAAGATGATTGCCAAAGGCGTAGCGGACGACGAGCCTGTTTCGGGAGCTGCTTCCGATAGCCAGGTTCACCGCCGTGTGACCTTCCAGATCGTTCCGAAGCCCTGA